A region from the Leptospira neocaledonica genome encodes:
- a CDS encoding NADase-type glycan-binding domain-containing protein, translated as MEIFAYFKEYLIINGVVMKRLLNIKIILICLIFQSYGMKSQSYELSPCTNQGDRSIISKLKNGEIISSLEGGGKPGNFKYWSTSLLKAAGTPPKIKKDDLGYGRIDYEKWSCQYSAYSANDKNTKTAWSEGVSGDGIGEIIIVQIDIDKPVKIWSGFGKSKELFYANNRPKEIEVYVLQAGVAAASQCCPVVYDIYRIGKGKVSLKDLNGYQDLPIPKFEYLNDSEGGVKTSHTFLAIEILSVYKGTKYQDTLITEVSN; from the coding sequence ATGGAAATCTTTGCTTACTTTAAGGAATATTTAATAATTAATGGAGTAGTAATGAAAAGATTACTGAATATCAAAATTATTCTAATTTGTTTGATTTTTCAAAGTTACGGTATGAAATCCCAATCGTACGAATTAAGTCCGTGTACGAATCAAGGCGATCGGAGTATTATAAGTAAATTAAAGAACGGTGAAATTATTTCTAGCTTAGAGGGTGGAGGAAAACCGGGAAATTTTAAGTATTGGTCTACGTCATTATTGAAAGCAGCGGGAACACCTCCTAAAATTAAAAAAGATGATTTAGGTTATGGCAGAATCGACTACGAAAAATGGTCATGTCAATATTCTGCTTATTCGGCTAATGATAAAAATACCAAGACTGCTTGGTCGGAAGGCGTTTCAGGCGATGGAATTGGCGAGATTATTATCGTTCAGATAGATATAGATAAGCCTGTAAAAATCTGGTCAGGTTTCGGAAAATCGAAAGAATTATTTTACGCGAATAATCGCCCAAAGGAAATTGAGGTATATGTTCTGCAAGCGGGGGTAGCGGCCGCGAGTCAATGTTGCCCAGTTGTTTATGATATATATAGGATCGGAAAGGGTAAGGTTTCTTTAAAAGATTTGAATGGTTATCAAGACTTACCTATACCTAAGTTCGAATATTTAAACGATTCTGAAGGTGGAGTAAAAACTTCGCATACATTTCTGGCAATTGAGATTTTGAGCGTGTATAAAGGTACTAAATACCAGGACACTCTAATCACTGAGGTTTCAAATTGA
- a CDS encoding S26 family signal peptidase, with amino-acid sequence MIFVFLTTGEPDLNHFSFLIISIIYLILILTGRKNAKYVFAIIISISSVPFGLLYFKKFKQFGIFLTIALALPIVIIWSIYKYSDPNSFAIIVLISSTLYIVYFSALLFSILRGEKDKTIVSQTENQINLRLFLFSLYCVTISFSAALIIDFLYSEKLNIYMAKGSALEPNILDGDILIAKRDNFVINRGDVVLRSYEDSESLVRIIGIPGDNIECIAKKNSSNLYHMEIFINNVQLPIELNYNFQFKDWENNTRPELVSDDAYNETIDGHTYQIIVPTDDIIHKFLGGFPNVLPNHFTIQLENEEYYLLPDDRQYFCYFSLIEKEVSRSKIGGKLIYRIFSFDWANKNCRDSKGKIKPDSKEYCEENLWPRIHDSKFRYDRIGPI; translated from the coding sequence ATGATCTTTGTATTCTTAACCACCGGAGAACCCGATTTAAATCATTTTTCATTTTTAATCATCTCGATAATTTATCTAATTTTAATTCTTACCGGGCGAAAAAATGCAAAATACGTTTTCGCTATAATTATTTCGATTTCCAGTGTACCTTTCGGTTTACTTTATTTTAAAAAGTTTAAACAATTCGGAATATTTCTTACCATTGCCTTGGCATTGCCAATTGTCATAATCTGGTCTATTTATAAATATTCCGACCCTAACAGCTTCGCAATAATCGTTTTAATAAGCTCAACCCTTTATATCGTATATTTTTCAGCTCTGTTGTTTTCGATTCTAAGAGGTGAAAAGGATAAAACCATAGTTTCTCAAACTGAAAATCAGATCAATTTGCGACTCTTCCTCTTTTCTTTATACTGCGTAACGATTTCATTTTCCGCGGCCTTAATTATCGATTTCCTATATAGTGAAAAACTCAATATTTATATGGCCAAAGGGAGCGCTCTAGAGCCAAATATTTTGGACGGGGACATCCTAATCGCAAAAAGAGATAATTTTGTAATCAACCGGGGAGACGTTGTTTTGCGATCCTACGAAGATTCGGAAAGCCTTGTTAGAATTATAGGAATACCGGGCGACAATATCGAATGTATAGCAAAGAAGAATTCTTCAAATTTGTATCATATGGAGATCTTTATTAATAATGTTCAACTCCCGATAGAGCTAAATTATAATTTTCAATTTAAGGACTGGGAAAATAATACGCGACCGGAGCTCGTTAGTGACGATGCATATAATGAAACAATAGATGGGCACACTTACCAGATCATTGTCCCAACTGATGATATAATACACAAATTCCTTGGAGGTTTTCCGAACGTCCTTCCAAATCATTTTACCATTCAACTTGAAAATGAAGAATACTATCTTCTCCCTGATGATCGACAGTATTTCTGCTACTTTTCATTAATTGAAAAAGAAGTCTCGCGGTCAAAAATTGGAGGAAAACTTATTTATAGAATATTTTCGTTCGATTGGGCGAATAAAAATTGTAGAGATTCGAAAGGAAAAATTAAGCCAGACAGTAAAGAATACTGCGAGGAAAATCTTTGGCCTCGAATCCATGATTCAAAATTCCGATACGACCGGATCGGACCAATTTAA
- a CDS encoding MBL fold metallo-hydrolase, which yields MSSKYPNSDHFNGKRFHNPTQLEENGIWRTLKLLATIDFEEWPKEVRNEKTKLIKNPLYKNQIAITFINHATVLIQSREINILTDPVWSERISPVSWAGTKRVREPGIQIEDLPPIDLVVISHNHYDHLDLETLKSLNRKFSPKFLVPLGDKELLQSVGIPDTDEMDWWQTIKIERKAEVTFAPTQHLSARGMFDWNRSLWGSYMITIGNRKVYFGGDAAYSSHYKEIKRRLGEPDISLLPIGAYEPRWFMRLVHMNPLDAIQAHLDLGSKLSIGIHFGTFQQTEEALNAPVEELKKELLKAGLNLSNFIVQKEGIVQIY from the coding sequence GTGTCAAGTAAATACCCGAACTCGGATCATTTCAACGGGAAACGTTTTCACAATCCAACCCAACTTGAAGAAAATGGAATATGGAGAACTTTAAAACTTCTGGCCACAATTGATTTTGAAGAATGGCCAAAGGAGGTTCGAAATGAAAAAACAAAGCTTATTAAAAATCCATTATATAAAAATCAAATCGCAATCACTTTCATTAATCATGCCACTGTATTGATCCAATCCCGTGAGATAAACATCCTTACCGATCCGGTTTGGTCTGAGAGGATTAGCCCGGTGAGCTGGGCAGGAACAAAAAGAGTGAGAGAACCAGGTATTCAAATAGAGGACCTTCCTCCGATAGATCTGGTCGTAATCAGTCATAACCATTATGATCATCTAGACTTGGAAACTTTAAAATCGCTCAATAGAAAATTCTCACCTAAGTTTCTTGTTCCTTTGGGAGATAAGGAACTATTACAATCTGTAGGAATTCCAGATACAGATGAGATGGACTGGTGGCAAACAATCAAAATAGAAAGGAAAGCAGAAGTAACTTTTGCTCCGACCCAACATCTTTCCGCAAGAGGTATGTTCGATTGGAATCGCAGTTTATGGGGTAGTTACATGATCACAATAGGGAATAGAAAAGTATATTTTGGCGGAGACGCTGCGTATTCTTCTCACTATAAAGAAATTAAAAGACGTTTAGGCGAGCCTGATATTTCTCTTTTACCGATCGGAGCTTATGAGCCTAGGTGGTTTATGAGGTTAGTTCACATGAATCCATTAGATGCAATTCAAGCTCATTTGGATTTAGGTTCTAAACTTTCAATAGGAATACATTTTGGAACATTCCAACAAACAGAAGAAGCATTAAACGCACCTGTTGAAGAATTAAAGAAGGAATTACTTAAAGCCGGATTGAATTTAAGTAATTTTATAGTACAGAAAGAAGGAATAGTACAGATTTATTAA
- a CDS encoding HNH endonuclease, with protein sequence MKNNPKKKDYKFVAKDFYKLLEIQEWKCFLTGRTLEPENTNAEHIQPLRKGGEHEFKNICFVVEPLAKLKRYHTEAEIVHLAYEIILWKGPKYGYKAPIKSIGGRKVK encoded by the coding sequence ATGAAAAATAACCCTAAGAAGAAGGATTATAAGTTTGTAGCGAAAGATTTCTATAAGCTTCTCGAAATCCAGGAATGGAAATGCTTTCTTACGGGCAGAACATTAGAACCTGAGAATACAAATGCAGAGCATATTCAACCTCTTAGAAAAGGAGGAGAACATGAGTTTAAAAATATCTGCTTCGTAGTAGAGCCATTAGCTAAACTAAAACGTTACCATACGGAAGCAGAGATAGTTCATTTAGCTTATGAGATCATCCTTTGGAAAGGTCCTAAGTATGGATATAAGGCTCCTATTAAATCGATAGGAGGAAGAAAAGTAAAATGA
- a CDS encoding AP2 domain-containing protein: MRKIHTTNGKPAIVDDEDYLSLKSRNWYVKQNGNTKLICGTTLKKGKSRMVLLHREILGLSDVKKVVVHKNGNPFDNRKRNLMVIDRGKQTYSRKKNSNGKSYKGTTYNKKNNTYVATISKDGVKYNLGSFATAEESAMVYDKAALELFGGLAKTNKALGLIKYNKLPNIEIIFAHSRKPRYRIDRIDRVRTEFLRKTLKKLYETYNYSQLEKLFDYDQNELSKFVRKNTNFRPSNLEYLYSKLKGLEIRKILKVAGIFQVP; this comes from the coding sequence ATGAGAAAAATTCATACGACCAACGGAAAGCCTGCAATCGTTGATGATGAAGATTACTTATCTTTAAAATCGAGAAACTGGTATGTGAAGCAAAATGGAAATACAAAGTTGATATGTGGAACTACCTTGAAGAAAGGTAAAAGCCGAATGGTTCTTTTGCATCGAGAGATATTAGGTCTATCTGATGTTAAGAAAGTCGTCGTACATAAAAACGGAAATCCATTTGATAATAGGAAAAGAAATTTGATGGTTATCGATAGAGGAAAACAAACATATTCTAGAAAGAAGAACTCAAATGGAAAATCTTATAAGGGGACTACTTATAATAAGAAGAATAACACGTATGTAGCGACAATTAGCAAAGATGGAGTTAAATATAATTTAGGAAGCTTTGCAACCGCTGAAGAGTCTGCAATGGTATACGACAAGGCAGCATTGGAATTATTCGGTGGATTAGCCAAAACAAATAAAGCTCTGGGACTAATCAAATACAACAAGCTTCCTAATATTGAAATAATTTTCGCTCATTCTCGAAAACCCCGGTATCGAATTGATAGGATAGATAGAGTAAGAACTGAATTCCTTCGTAAAACTTTAAAGAAGCTATATGAAACGTATAACTACTCCCAATTAGAAAAACTTTTTGATTATGACCAGAATGAGCTATCAAAGTTTGTTAGAAAGAATACGAACTTTAGACCTTCTAATTTAGAATATCTCTACTCTAAGTTGAAGGGGCTAGAGATTCGTAAGATTTTGAAAGTTGCAGGAATTTTTCAGGTTCCTTAA
- a CDS encoding RHS repeat-associated core domain-containing protein, with protein sequence MSVSLSGATSSDGTFLDLEGDGIPEFVYFSGSDLVIQSFDSTLTSFTQTTQTLPIVGQDPAPYAATPVYGGRWWGDLNGDGLPDLVAYNSDFLYVYRNEYGKLATSPQAVNIGTINLNVQSGKNKFFGIGDLNGDGFGDFVWANGSRVNVYFSNGNTFSSSPSAGIDLTGEVQLVDVNSDRKIDLSVMNIADNAVVGNLRVYSLGIGLPGNLLTSVSDNQFKSSVLTYSWKTDLSGAISTSAGSYPNVPNTYNEVILTQIANNLGNGVSETLSYSYTNSRMNLGTPLNRVSYGFRTITETNSRTLEKTEIDYFQTNRLYAGLMEARRSYIGTISGTNTIYSLVKNETQVAETGTFAGRSYPRIQSSTRKEYLGGALVADVSTSLGYDSCGNVSSATEINETYSTVTTGTFVCDTNSWILNRQTAKTVTRNGTILEKTQIAYSDFKPVSETEFSGTSGAKTYTYDYDAYGNQVLVTDSRGNQTTIEYDPVVHTFAISTTDGSGLITLKEYDTDRGLLTQETAPNGGITKKYYDEFGRLIQTDFPGEADWSEKLSYGITSGEQTSYVERRIRDDENGEAVTIETYTPQGWLVKRSATTLQDNWATSTKTYSSLGKVLTESNEYVEGIISPVFTTYEYDGPEGQLSKINFPDGTTKSIVYSGRTITTQIKSGSTVLLEESLTKDELDQDLTKTSNGLTIQYTYNTGGRLWKTIDPQNGTTTLTYDAAGRKASITDPNSGTISYAYDSEGNLISQTDSRGKSIQKSYDSSNRMIISTPSDGSPATVITYDGSTIGKGRPTQIQDAAGILNLTYDIRGNISQKVRIIDDLTLVFKYAYDSMGRVISATYPDGSITHNVYSKGNHLTGIRMDVPDKGSYDHPVVSYDGPFPGASGSFQFTRTTGNGVVSYIGYDPIYDRPTGYQTNLKNGTVSQQVALEFDAKGNIKKINDLQNAARNQTYTYDEQNRLVQAVGKYGTEAYQYTDSGNLLKKGDYTYTYGNSSHVHAVTSVNSTNTGTINYSYDAAGNMISRNGESLIYDANGKLITHTLNGGDQLSMLYDFAGNRIKKSRSTDLSVIYSPDPLYEVLRRPGYADQHTLYLRGVKGELVAQFARTDATLISAATTDNQPGMADTAFWKEWNGRAKSGLINFILGYVYNSHGKFSDGFLAFAWASIIFLGLVLAFSKQKESLSPAWVRVLSAPLIVLFSFSFSVGCLDELMNNGGSGTAPWDLLPLAVAGNTPSVDSPPGDGGTTDGGTISGTPVPGMVFFHPDHMGSITMATNAEGNPLSGGDMPGASHISYKPYGEIDRTDSSGPDVFRSKYTSQVEDRDSGLYYYNARYYDPTIARFLQADTAIYPNRTQGFNRYMYTEGNPVRYGDASGNNISTPLAWAIVGYYAAPQFGLTPEQGFLLGYGYGRGQVRHRSDLQRFGNAIGAGISRGFFVHDERYHYDVANRVFSARRVGRWWQSSTGSWGSKITNTANYNFARIVDAYAKSEDCKDEHGEEFCTALFYLNWAIYNRFESHYNRLYNPFNRGITFNLSEIFGKIFEVSNTNCSSTKSLTSDFFWGRETEYGSPYGTQNPDGTPNRGPSEIEVFATTFILYTACTITTE encoded by the coding sequence GTGTCTGTTTCTTTGAGCGGAGCTACATCTTCTGACGGAACCTTTCTGGATTTAGAGGGGGACGGTATTCCCGAGTTTGTTTATTTTAGCGGATCGGATTTAGTGATCCAATCTTTCGATTCTACTTTAACGAGTTTTACACAAACGACTCAGACCTTACCAATTGTCGGACAAGACCCTGCTCCCTATGCAGCCACTCCTGTTTATGGTGGGCGTTGGTGGGGAGATTTGAATGGGGACGGATTGCCGGACCTTGTAGCATATAATAGCGATTTTCTTTATGTTTATCGGAACGAATATGGAAAACTGGCGACTTCTCCCCAGGCTGTGAACATAGGCACGATTAATCTTAATGTTCAATCCGGAAAAAATAAATTTTTCGGTATAGGTGATCTGAACGGGGATGGATTCGGGGATTTTGTTTGGGCGAATGGTTCCCGAGTGAATGTTTATTTTTCCAACGGAAATACTTTTTCTAGTTCTCCTTCTGCCGGGATCGATCTAACGGGAGAAGTTCAGCTAGTAGATGTCAACTCGGATAGAAAAATAGATCTATCCGTAATGAATATTGCAGATAACGCAGTCGTAGGAAATTTGAGAGTTTACTCGCTTGGTATTGGTCTTCCAGGAAATCTTTTGACCTCCGTTTCGGATAACCAATTCAAAAGTTCGGTCCTTACTTATTCTTGGAAAACGGATCTAAGCGGGGCCATTTCCACAAGTGCAGGTTCCTATCCGAATGTTCCGAATACGTATAACGAGGTGATCCTGACTCAAATTGCTAATAACCTAGGCAACGGGGTCTCAGAGACACTTTCCTACTCTTATACAAATTCAAGAATGAATTTAGGAACTCCCTTAAACCGGGTTTCCTACGGGTTTAGGACAATTACGGAAACTAATTCTAGGACTTTAGAAAAGACTGAAATAGATTATTTCCAAACAAATCGTTTATATGCTGGCCTGATGGAAGCCAGAAGAAGTTATATTGGTACTATATCCGGCACGAATACAATCTATTCTCTAGTAAAAAATGAAACTCAAGTTGCAGAAACAGGAACTTTTGCAGGAAGAAGTTATCCTCGTATCCAATCCTCTACTCGGAAGGAATATCTGGGAGGGGCCCTGGTCGCGGATGTGTCCACATCCTTGGGTTACGATTCTTGCGGAAATGTTTCCTCAGCCACGGAAATTAACGAAACGTATAGTACGGTGACGACAGGGACTTTTGTTTGTGATACGAATAGCTGGATATTAAATCGACAGACCGCTAAAACTGTAACTCGCAATGGTACAATTTTAGAGAAAACACAGATCGCTTATTCTGATTTTAAGCCTGTGTCTGAAACGGAATTTTCAGGAACGTCCGGGGCTAAGACATATACTTACGATTATGATGCCTACGGGAACCAAGTTCTTGTGACGGATTCGAGAGGGAATCAAACTACAATTGAGTATGATCCGGTTGTTCATACTTTCGCAATTTCCACAACCGACGGAAGCGGTCTTATTACATTAAAAGAATATGATACGGATCGCGGACTTTTAACCCAGGAGACAGCTCCAAACGGCGGTATTACTAAAAAATACTACGATGAATTCGGCCGACTGATCCAAACTGACTTTCCGGGAGAAGCTGATTGGAGTGAGAAATTATCTTATGGAATTACTTCCGGAGAACAAACTTCTTACGTAGAAAGGCGAATCAGAGACGATGAGAATGGAGAAGCAGTTACGATTGAAACTTATACTCCTCAAGGTTGGTTGGTAAAACGTTCTGCGACCACTCTTCAGGATAACTGGGCGACATCCACAAAGACCTATTCATCCCTCGGGAAAGTACTAACCGAATCTAACGAATATGTGGAAGGTATAATCTCTCCGGTATTTACCACATACGAATACGATGGCCCGGAAGGACAACTTTCAAAAATTAATTTTCCCGATGGAACTACCAAAAGTATAGTTTATTCTGGAAGAACTATTACAACTCAGATAAAGAGCGGATCTACAGTCTTATTGGAAGAGTCTCTTACTAAAGACGAATTAGATCAGGATCTTACGAAAACAAGTAACGGGCTAACGATCCAATATACGTATAATACAGGAGGTCGTCTTTGGAAAACGATTGATCCGCAAAACGGAACAACGACCCTGACCTACGATGCAGCCGGCAGAAAAGCAAGTATAACCGATCCGAATTCAGGAACAATTTCTTATGCGTATGACTCCGAAGGAAATTTGATCTCCCAAACGGACTCTCGCGGAAAAAGCATTCAAAAGTCCTATGACTCTTCAAACCGAATGATAATTTCGACTCCTTCTGACGGTAGTCCGGCTACAGTAATTACTTACGATGGATCTACTATTGGAAAAGGTAGACCTACTCAGATCCAAGACGCGGCTGGTATATTAAATTTAACGTATGATATTCGAGGTAATATCTCCCAAAAAGTTCGGATTATCGATGACCTGACTCTTGTTTTTAAATATGCGTATGATTCAATGGGGAGAGTAATTTCTGCGACTTATCCGGACGGAAGTATTACACATAATGTATATTCCAAAGGAAATCATCTCACCGGGATCCGAATGGATGTACCCGATAAAGGAAGCTATGACCATCCTGTTGTCTCTTACGATGGTCCGTTTCCAGGTGCATCTGGTTCTTTTCAATTTACCAGAACGACAGGTAATGGTGTAGTTTCCTATATCGGGTATGACCCAATTTATGATCGACCTACCGGTTATCAGACGAACCTTAAAAATGGTACAGTTTCACAACAGGTGGCTTTGGAATTTGATGCTAAAGGAAATATCAAAAAGATAAATGATCTCCAAAATGCCGCACGAAACCAAACTTACACCTATGATGAACAAAACCGCTTAGTCCAAGCCGTTGGTAAATATGGAACGGAAGCATATCAGTATACAGATAGCGGAAATCTTCTCAAAAAAGGAGATTATACTTATACATATGGAAATTCTTCCCATGTTCATGCGGTAACTTCAGTAAATAGTACAAATACAGGAACGATTAATTATTCGTATGATGCTGCGGGGAATATGATTTCCCGGAACGGAGAAAGTCTCATTTACGATGCTAACGGTAAACTGATTACACATACTCTCAATGGAGGGGATCAGTTGAGCATGCTATATGATTTCGCTGGAAATCGTATTAAAAAAAGCAGAAGTACTGATCTTTCGGTAATTTATTCTCCTGATCCTCTTTATGAAGTTCTACGTCGTCCTGGTTATGCTGATCAACACACTCTTTATCTTCGAGGTGTGAAGGGAGAGCTTGTTGCTCAATTCGCTAGAACAGATGCTACGCTCATTTCAGCAGCCACTACCGATAACCAACCGGGTATGGCAGACACAGCATTTTGGAAAGAATGGAATGGAAGAGCAAAATCTGGATTAATAAATTTCATTCTGGGGTATGTATATAATTCTCACGGCAAATTTTCTGATGGATTCTTAGCTTTCGCATGGGCTTCAATCATATTTTTAGGACTCGTATTAGCATTTTCTAAACAGAAAGAATCTCTATCGCCAGCATGGGTTAGAGTTTTATCCGCACCTTTGATCGTACTTTTTTCATTTTCTTTTAGCGTTGGATGTTTGGACGAACTTATGAATAACGGAGGATCTGGGACTGCTCCTTGGGATTTACTTCCACTAGCCGTAGCCGGAAATACACCATCCGTTGATTCACCTCCAGGTGATGGTGGAACAACAGATGGAGGTACTATTTCCGGAACTCCTGTTCCAGGAATGGTGTTTTTTCATCCGGATCATATGGGTTCTATAACGATGGCAACAAACGCAGAAGGAAACCCACTTTCTGGCGGGGATATGCCCGGTGCATCTCACATAAGTTATAAACCTTACGGTGAAATAGATCGTACAGATTCCTCCGGACCTGACGTTTTTAGATCTAAATATACAAGTCAGGTGGAAGATCGAGATTCTGGATTATATTATTATAATGCTAGATATTACGATCCAACGATCGCAAGATTTCTTCAAGCAGACACAGCTATCTATCCAAATAGGACACAAGGATTTAACCGCTACATGTATACGGAAGGAAATCCTGTGCGTTACGGAGATGCGAGCGGTAATAATATTTCAACTCCTTTAGCCTGGGCGATTGTAGGATATTATGCGGCTCCTCAGTTTGGTTTAACCCCGGAACAAGGATTCCTATTAGGTTATGGGTATGGTCGTGGACAAGTAAGACATAGAAGCGATTTACAACGATTTGGTAATGCTATAGGAGCAGGAATCAGTCGTGGATTTTTTGTGCATGATGAAAGATATCATTACGATGTTGCCAATCGAGTTTTTAGTGCCCGAAGAGTAGGTCGCTGGTGGCAGTCTTCGACTGGATCATGGGGAAGTAAGATAACGAATACCGCAAATTATAATTTTGCAAGGATCGTTGATGCCTATGCAAAAAGCGAAGATTGTAAAGACGAGCACGGTGAAGAATTTTGTACTGCTCTATTTTATCTAAATTGGGCTATTTATAATCGATTTGAGTCACATTATAATCGACTTTATAACCCATTTAATAGGGGAATTACATTTAATTTAAGCGAAATTTTTGGAAAAATATTTGAAGTTAGTAATACAAATTGTTCCTCTACGAAATCTTTAACAAGTGATTTCTTTTGGGGAAGGGAAACTGAATATGGCTCTCCATACGGGACACAAAATCCGGATGGTACACCGAATCGCGGTCCATCTGAAATTGAAGTTTTCGCTACTACATTTATTTTATATACAGCTTGTACGATTACGACGGAATAG
- a CDS encoding LA_3334 family protein, translated as MNTRLIPWRLLLVGITLCLSSPILAADLLLSNGDGFILDLISEDERAVTVSWKNRVYVIPRSEILKVDASRKGPHTSYRTSHFILKDSTSIRGVLAEEKETSYTVKTDLGYLDIDKSRIKNSKIPQDQDAKLPLEFLSEKMTQPETKWGGSLSTYGGIGSISNSAPLWLSGSLFIEPAYFKLGERNQLGIRVDALGSTGGTNTRYSVLMPEIYLFRGFGFSEERNFYLSIGLGPAAVQSKSGGETQSGIVPGAHLEIGYQGWKWDTSFLRIGGKVLCFADATSPFCTAGLEFSFGARL; from the coding sequence TTGAATACTCGATTAATCCCTTGGCGACTTCTATTAGTTGGTATTACCCTTTGTCTATCATCTCCTATTTTAGCGGCTGATTTACTTCTTTCGAACGGAGACGGGTTCATTCTAGATTTAATTTCCGAAGATGAACGAGCCGTCACTGTTTCTTGGAAAAACAGGGTCTATGTGATTCCCAGATCCGAAATTTTGAAAGTAGATGCCAGCCGAAAAGGACCTCATACTTCTTATCGAACCTCACATTTCATCCTGAAAGATAGTACATCTATACGTGGAGTTTTAGCCGAAGAAAAAGAAACTTCTTATACGGTTAAAACCGATTTAGGCTATTTGGATATAGATAAGTCTCGGATTAAGAATTCAAAAATTCCCCAGGACCAAGATGCAAAACTTCCTTTAGAATTTTTAAGCGAGAAAATGACCCAGCCTGAAACTAAATGGGGAGGATCTCTTTCTACTTACGGCGGAATCGGATCTATCTCAAATTCTGCTCCTCTATGGTTATCCGGCTCTTTGTTTATCGAACCAGCTTACTTTAAATTAGGAGAAAGAAATCAACTTGGTATCAGAGTTGATGCACTTGGATCAACGGGCGGAACAAATACAAGATATTCCGTACTGATGCCGGAGATTTATCTGTTTAGAGGATTCGGATTTTCCGAAGAAAGAAACTTTTACCTATCTATCGGACTAGGACCTGCGGCGGTTCAATCTAAATCCGGGGGTGAAACACAGTCCGGAATAGTTCCTGGTGCTCATTTAGAAATCGGTTACCAAGGTTGGAAATGGGATACAAGCTTTCTCAGAATTGGAGGGAAGGTTTTATGCTTCGCAGATGCCACTTCTCCATTTTGTACGGCGGGTTTGGAATTTTCTTTTGGAGCGAGACTATGA